A part of Hydrogenobacter sp. T-8 genomic DNA contains:
- a CDS encoding BamA/TamA family outer membrane protein — protein sequence MLFLILLLFFPLSLFAQVFIMSNYPLRKSNMERVINERNYRDMVDIIRKIEDVKDVYLMESEEGIYIYVERLPIIRSIHIKGNVALIREEILSYLGFYEGMPVRGPEFKDLDVEERVKRLYMDRGFLDASVGVTLIKDEDGYIDLYIGIDEGPVYFTDEGVYRGASYPSSVLDESIGLVRGRVVKESFFRESVFQLQDFYIREGFWDSFVYYEGLGKLRLSRPFYHVLMPGDREIRRKPLKFLGSLSEGISNLFSHPIATFRAITGRGFIARPVFQIIEGRRYKINSEGASFFTEKELTAISGLQSKGVDPFSLEEARENIIRAYQKKGFFDVKVEYEMTEYTINFKIQEGDRYKILGEGFDGQFYDEDVLEKILKSKLEKLYKEGYTLADGRLKREVLRDKKEVKVEFDINPGKRQILKDVKYEGENKDIKELFSKYRDKLPAIFNTNLIEAINIDLQNYFLKKGLMDGNFDIDVKVQEEGENIFYIYTYKVEEGQVYKLGDTIYYGYEKTSPRELSYMTKRAQNYSQNLDDETLHNMLTSGIFNGVSIDTFVDKEKKVVHRLIQVSEDKRGIFDLSIGYNTEENISLEAFIGLRNLFGAGLSSGLKYRKTGKRELYELSLSDNFLFSSRYWLKSNMFKTYEEHKSYNLDSYGSNLQLGYRITRNTSIGPVFSLLRNEVDGQKYNLRKYGVFLLREFKDDIFSPSRIHYDSVNLSLAEGDARYTRFDLSTFYLIPLPRNFKLSFKVAGGAVWGDAPIFDRFFLGGLRDLRGYSFEEVGQPNGGKYYTFGRLEFIFPLREPFVGVAFGDAGSVSDKPKDLFKNLKADVGLALGVNTPIGPIRLDVAFPFEEKWLNKFKVYLSVGYYY from the coding sequence ATGCTTTTCCTCATTCTTCTTCTATTTTTCCCATTGAGCCTTTTTGCCCAGGTTTTCATAATGTCCAACTACCCGCTGAGGAAAAGCAACATGGAAAGGGTTATTAACGAGCGGAATTACAGGGACATGGTGGATATCATAAGAAAGATAGAAGATGTAAAAGATGTTTACCTTATGGAAAGTGAAGAAGGAATATACATCTACGTGGAAAGACTTCCCATAATAAGGTCTATACATATAAAGGGAAATGTGGCACTTATCAGAGAGGAGATACTATCTTATCTTGGCTTCTATGAGGGAATGCCAGTGCGAGGTCCGGAGTTCAAAGATTTGGATGTGGAAGAAAGGGTCAAAAGATTATACATGGATAGAGGCTTTCTTGACGCGTCTGTAGGGGTTACATTAATAAAAGATGAAGATGGCTACATAGACCTATATATAGGAATAGATGAGGGGCCTGTTTATTTTACAGATGAGGGAGTATACAGAGGAGCAAGCTATCCGTCTTCTGTTTTGGATGAGTCCATAGGGCTTGTAAGAGGCAGGGTAGTAAAGGAAAGTTTTTTCAGAGAGAGTGTTTTTCAGCTTCAAGACTTTTACATTAGGGAGGGCTTCTGGGACAGTTTTGTGTATTATGAGGGACTGGGAAAATTAAGATTGAGCAGACCCTTCTACCATGTGCTTATGCCTGGAGATAGGGAGATTAGGAGAAAACCCCTCAAGTTTCTTGGTTCTTTATCTGAGGGCATCTCAAACCTTTTTAGCCATCCAATTGCCACCTTCAGAGCCATAACGGGAAGGGGCTTTATTGCAAGACCCGTGTTTCAGATAATTGAAGGTAGGAGATATAAAATTAACTCAGAAGGAGCAAGCTTCTTTACAGAAAAGGAGCTTACCGCTATAAGCGGTCTACAAAGCAAGGGTGTTGACCCCTTTTCACTTGAGGAAGCAAGGGAAAACATAATAAGAGCATATCAGAAGAAGGGTTTCTTTGATGTGAAAGTTGAATATGAAATGACAGAATACACTATAAATTTCAAAATACAGGAAGGAGACAGATATAAAATCCTTGGGGAAGGCTTTGACGGACAGTTTTATGATGAGGATGTGTTAGAAAAAATCCTTAAGTCTAAACTGGAAAAGTTATACAAAGAAGGCTATACGCTTGCAGATGGTAGATTAAAAAGGGAAGTCCTTAGAGACAAAAAAGAGGTAAAGGTAGAGTTTGATATAAATCCGGGAAAAAGGCAGATACTAAAGGATGTAAAGTATGAAGGCGAAAACAAGGATATAAAGGAACTATTTAGCAAATATAGAGATAAACTACCTGCCATATTCAACACAAACCTAATTGAAGCCATAAACATAGACTTACAAAATTATTTCCTCAAAAAAGGTCTAATGGACGGCAATTTTGATATAGATGTTAAGGTCCAAGAGGAAGGAGAAAACATATTCTACATATATACATACAAAGTGGAAGAGGGGCAGGTTTACAAGCTCGGTGATACTATCTACTATGGCTATGAAAAGACCTCACCAAGAGAGCTATCTTATATGACAAAAAGAGCACAGAATTACTCACAAAATCTTGATGATGAAACGTTACACAACATGCTAACCAGCGGTATATTTAACGGCGTGTCAATAGACACCTTTGTTGACAAAGAAAAGAAGGTGGTTCACCGACTAATTCAGGTATCAGAGGACAAAAGAGGTATTTTTGACCTTTCTATTGGATACAACACGGAAGAAAATATATCTCTTGAGGCTTTTATTGGCTTAAGGAATTTATTTGGAGCTGGGCTTTCCTCTGGCTTGAAATATAGAAAAACCGGTAAAAGAGAGCTTTATGAACTTAGCCTCTCAGACAACTTTCTGTTTTCAAGTAGATACTGGCTCAAGTCTAACATGTTTAAAACTTATGAAGAGCACAAAAGCTATAACCTTGATTCATACGGCTCTAACCTTCAATTAGGCTATAGGATAACTAGGAATACATCTATAGGTCCTGTCTTTAGCCTTCTTAGGAACGAGGTAGATGGGCAGAAGTATAACCTCAGAAAGTACGGAGTATTTCTCTTAAGAGAGTTTAAGGATGACATCTTCTCACCAAGCAGAATACACTACGATAGCGTAAACCTTAGTCTTGCAGAAGGCGATGCACGTTACACCAGATTTGACCTATCCACCTTCTATCTCATACCACTGCCAAGAAATTTTAAACTTAGCTTCAAAGTGGCAGGAGGTGCAGTCTGGGGTGATGCACCCATATTTGACAGATTTTTCTTAGGCGGTCTTAGAGACCTGAGAGGTTATTCCTTTGAAGAGGTAGGTCAGCCTAACGGTGGTAAGTACTACACTTTTGGAAGACTTGAATTTATATTTCCTCTGAGAGAGCCATTCGTGGGAGTTGCCTTTGGAGATGCTGGAAGTGTTAGCGACAAGCCTAAGGATTTATTTAAAAATCTCAAGGCTGATGTGGGCTTAGCATTAGGTGTAAATACACCAATAGGACCCATAAGACTGGATGTAGCCTTTCCCTTTGAAGAAAAATGGCTGAATAAGTTTAAGGTCTACCTGTCTGTGGGCTATTACTATTGA
- a CDS encoding pyridoxal phosphate-dependent aminotransferase encodes MGRLDRVSPFIVMDILKEAQVMGDVVHMEIGEPDLEPPPSVLEALERAIKEKRFYYTPSLGLWELRELIAQHYYQYYGVEVSPSRVVITTGTSGAFLVAYTILMDAGQKVVLSDPSYPCYKNFAHVLNINPVFVNVDKSTGYQITLDHLREVGDFTAVHISSPANPTGTLYQDENLRSLIEYCEEKGKYFISDEIYHGLVYDRKERTALEFSERAIVINGFSKAFCMPGFRLGWMILPDEVMVRRAELIIQNLFISAPVLSQYSALGAFDYEYLERVREIYRKRRNLLYQELKDVFDIDAYPEGAFYLWARVERYGLDGYSLSQKLLKEAKVAVTPGVDFGDNNTDKYIRISFAKDGGTLKEGARRIRDYFMR; translated from the coding sequence ATGGGAAGACTTGACAGAGTAAGCCCGTTTATAGTTATGGACATTCTTAAAGAAGCCCAAGTCATGGGGGATGTGGTTCATATGGAGATAGGTGAGCCAGACCTTGAGCCTCCACCTTCTGTCCTGGAAGCCCTTGAAAGAGCTATCAAAGAAAAAAGGTTCTACTACACACCCAGTCTTGGTCTATGGGAGCTTAGAGAACTCATAGCTCAGCACTATTATCAGTATTATGGCGTTGAGGTCTCACCTTCTAGGGTTGTTATAACAACTGGAACATCAGGAGCATTCCTTGTAGCTTATACCATATTAATGGATGCAGGGCAAAAAGTTGTGCTTTCTGACCCTTCCTATCCCTGCTATAAAAACTTTGCCCATGTGCTTAACATAAACCCTGTTTTCGTAAATGTGGACAAAAGCACAGGATATCAGATAACTCTGGACCATCTTAGAGAAGTCGGGGACTTTACCGCTGTTCACATATCATCTCCTGCAAATCCCACGGGCACTCTTTATCAGGATGAAAATCTCAGGTCTTTGATAGAATACTGCGAGGAGAAGGGTAAATACTTTATATCCGACGAGATATATCATGGACTTGTATACGATAGAAAAGAAAGAACCGCTCTTGAGTTTAGTGAGAGGGCTATAGTTATAAATGGCTTTTCAAAGGCTTTCTGTATGCCCGGCTTTAGGCTTGGTTGGATGATACTTCCTGATGAGGTTATGGTCAGAAGGGCAGAGCTAATTATACAGAACCTCTTCATATCTGCTCCCGTATTGAGCCAATACTCCGCCCTTGGAGCCTTTGACTACGAATACCTTGAAAGGGTTAGAGAAATTTACAGAAAGAGAAGAAACCTTCTATACCAAGAGCTGAAGGATGTTTTTGATATTGATGCATACCCAGAGGGGGCTTTTTATCTTTGGGCAAGGGTAGAAAGGTATGGTCTTGATGGCTATAGTCTATCACAGAAACTTTTAAAGGAAGCTAAAGTTGCTGTTACACCTGGCGTAGATTTCGGGGATAACAATACAGACAAATACATAAGGATATCCTTTGCCAAGGATGGGGGCACCCTCAAAGAGGGTGCCAGAAGGATAAGAGATTATTTTATGAGGTAG
- a CDS encoding OmpA family protein, whose protein sequence is MKKIALAMALASGFVMAQDKQKPMDPCGSPQEFYSKYMLDKCYKGYFDAIVESKRLAEEASKKVNDLEGRVKKLENTAEDHERRIRALESRPAPAPAPKKEEGVGPYKWQLEEVGVVYFDFDKFNIKSSEAKKLDDMVGKLTGDNREILIVGFADTRGSSRYNFNLSMWRAQMVASYLARKGVDIGRIRIASYGKEVADLLGPKHAQQRAVRVYLIK, encoded by the coding sequence ATGAAGAAAATCGCACTTGCCATGGCATTAGCTTCAGGCTTTGTAATGGCTCAGGATAAGCAAAAGCCCATGGACCCCTGTGGAAGCCCACAGGAGTTTTACTCCAAGTACATGTTGGACAAGTGCTATAAGGGCTATTTTGATGCCATAGTGGAGAGCAAGAGGCTGGCAGAAGAGGCTAGCAAGAAAGTCAATGACCTTGAGGGAAGGGTCAAGAAGTTAGAAAATACTGCAGAAGACCACGAGAGACGCATAAGGGCTCTTGAAAGCAGACCGGCACCAGCACCAGCCCCTAAGAAGGAAGAAGGTGTTGGTCCATACAAGTGGCAACTTGAGGAGGTGGGTGTTGTTTACTTTGACTTTGACAAGTTCAACATAAAGTCTTCCGAGGCAAAAAAGCTTGATGATATGGTTGGAAAACTAACAGGGGATAACAGAGAAATCCTAATAGTTGGCTTTGCGGACACAAGAGGAAGCAGCAGATACAACTTCAACCTCTCCATGTGGAGGGCACAAATGGTTGCCAGCTATTTAGCAAGGAAGGGTGTGGATATAGGAAGAATAAGGATAGCGTCTTACGGTAAGGAAGTGGCGGACCTTCTCGGTCCAAAACACGCCCAGCAAAGGGCTGTAAGGGTCTACCTCATAAAATAA
- a CDS encoding AAA family ATPase: protein MELEAVISEVKRVLRGKDEIVKYSLICLLSGGHLLLEDVPGVGKTTLALSMAKVLGLSFARIQFTSDLLPSDILGVSLYDQSKKSFVFKKGPIFNNLILADEINRATPKTQSALLEAMAEGKVSVDGITYELPQPFFVIATQNPVEQHGTYPLPESQLDRFSMRLSLGYPDMETEAQILRGENPLEKVERLKTVVKTQDIISLMENIKKCYVSPEVARLAVEIAHTTRQHPNILLGVSTRGLIHLINCAKALAYTKDRDFVVPEDIFELAPLCLSHRIITRDGQQADQIIGDIVENIKARFKP from the coding sequence ATGGAACTTGAAGCTGTTATATCGGAAGTAAAGAGGGTGCTCAGGGGGAAGGATGAAATAGTAAAATATTCCCTCATATGCCTTCTTTCTGGCGGACACCTTCTTTTGGAAGATGTGCCTGGCGTAGGGAAAACCACCCTTGCCCTTTCCATGGCAAAAGTTTTAGGGCTGTCCTTTGCAAGGATTCAATTTACAAGCGACCTTCTCCCTTCGGACATACTCGGAGTGAGCCTTTATGACCAGTCAAAGAAGTCCTTTGTTTTTAAAAAGGGACCAATATTTAACAACCTCATACTTGCGGATGAGATAAACAGGGCTACACCCAAAACCCAGAGTGCATTGCTTGAAGCAATGGCGGAGGGTAAGGTTTCTGTTGATGGAATAACCTACGAGCTTCCTCAGCCCTTCTTTGTAATAGCCACCCAAAACCCTGTAGAACAGCACGGAACATATCCTCTGCCAGAATCTCAGCTGGACAGATTCAGCATGAGGCTTAGCCTTGGATACCCAGACATGGAAACAGAAGCCCAGATACTTAGAGGAGAAAATCCCCTTGAGAAAGTGGAGAGGCTAAAGACGGTAGTAAAGACCCAGGATATCATATCTCTCATGGAAAACATAAAAAAGTGCTATGTATCTCCGGAAGTTGCTCGCCTTGCGGTGGAGATAGCTCATACAACTAGACAGCACCCAAATATACTTCTCGGTGTATCCACTAGAGGACTGATACACTTGATAAACTGTGCCAAAGCACTGGCTTATACCAAAGACAGGGACTTTGTGGTCCCAGAAGACATCTTTGAACTTGCACCCCTTTGTCTTTCTCACAGGATAATAACAAGGGACGGACAGCAGGCGGACCAAATAATAGGAGACATAGTTGAAAATATCAAAGCAAGGTTTAAACCTTAA
- the rimP gene encoding ribosome maturation factor RimP, giving the protein MHLQEKLIAEKVKEMVEPIVKNMGYRLFDVEFKSERGWVLRVILDKEGGITLGDCEEVSKRISALLDVEDIIPVSYVLEVSSPGLTRELTKPSHFEFFQGRLIRVVLREPVEGKRDMKGYIEGVKEGILQLREKETGKEYHIPLSFIARANLEIERW; this is encoded by the coding sequence ATGCATTTACAAGAAAAGTTGATAGCGGAAAAGGTTAAGGAGATGGTGGAGCCTATAGTGAAAAACATGGGCTACAGGTTATTTGACGTGGAGTTTAAATCTGAAAGGGGATGGGTCTTAAGGGTGATACTTGACAAAGAGGGTGGTATAACCCTTGGCGACTGTGAGGAAGTAAGCAAAAGAATAAGCGCATTGTTGGACGTGGAAGATATAATACCTGTATCTTATGTGCTTGAAGTGTCTTCGCCTGGGCTCACCAGAGAGCTTACCAAACCCTCCCACTTTGAGTTTTTCCAAGGAAGGCTTATAAGGGTTGTCCTTAGAGAACCCGTAGAGGGTAAAAGGGATATGAAGGGATACATAGAGGGGGTTAAAGAAGGCATCCTTCAGCTAAGAGAAAAGGAAACGGGTAAAGAATATCATATTCCTCTTTCTTTCATCGCAAGGGCTAACTTGGAGATTGAAAGATGGTAA
- the nusA gene encoding transcription termination factor NusA: MVKNLKKLIEQVAKDKNLPEWVVERSLKNAIALAIKKDRRIRDDLEVHLEDDQIRVCVVRRKNGEVVKLPLDISTEDVNRIAAHAAKEEFLKELEKAEEERGYLEYLEREGEIVFGIVRKITEEGDVIVDLGKVVGIIPTREQIKKEEYKQGSRLKALLLSVSRRKGKYEIILSRTHPKFLKKLIEHEVPEVARGDVVIKAIVREPGERAKVLVHSEDTKIDPVGVIVGVRGSRIAPISEELSGEKIDVIRWTPNEEELIKRSISPAPVSKIRLDRKNRRAEVAVPKEKLSLAIGKHGVNVKLANKLTGWYIDVMSEEDFEALTRLS, from the coding sequence ATGGTAAAGAATCTAAAAAAACTTATAGAACAGGTTGCAAAGGATAAGAACCTTCCGGAATGGGTTGTGGAAAGGTCTCTTAAGAACGCTATAGCCCTTGCCATAAAAAAAGATAGAAGAATAAGGGATGACCTTGAAGTGCACCTTGAGGATGACCAGATAAGGGTGTGCGTAGTGAGAAGAAAAAACGGTGAAGTGGTAAAACTTCCCCTGGACATATCAACAGAAGATGTAAACAGGATCGCAGCTCATGCAGCGAAGGAGGAATTCCTAAAAGAGCTGGAGAAGGCAGAAGAAGAAAGGGGATACCTTGAGTATTTAGAAAGAGAGGGAGAGATAGTCTTTGGTATAGTAAGAAAGATAACAGAAGAGGGTGATGTAATAGTGGACCTTGGTAAGGTTGTGGGGATAATCCCAACGAGAGAGCAGATAAAAAAAGAAGAGTACAAACAAGGGAGCAGGCTTAAGGCTTTGCTCCTAAGCGTAAGCAGGAGAAAGGGTAAATATGAGATAATTCTTTCAAGAACCCACCCAAAGTTCCTCAAAAAACTCATAGAACATGAAGTTCCAGAAGTTGCAAGGGGTGATGTGGTTATAAAAGCCATAGTGAGAGAGCCGGGGGAGAGAGCAAAGGTGCTCGTGCATTCTGAGGACACCAAGATTGACCCCGTGGGTGTTATAGTAGGAGTGAGAGGTTCAAGGATAGCTCCCATATCTGAGGAACTCTCTGGTGAGAAGATAGATGTGATAAGGTGGACGCCCAACGAGGAGGAGCTCATAAAAAGAAGTATCTCTCCTGCTCCCGTGTCAAAGATAAGGCTTGACAGAAAAAACAGAAGGGCTGAGGTGGCAGTGCCAAAGGAAAAGCTATCCCTCGCCATAGGCAAGCATGGTGTAAATGTGAAGTTGGCAAATAAACTCACGGGCTGGTATATAGACGTTATGTCTGAGGAAGACTTTGAAGCCCTCACGAGACTTTCATGA
- a CDS encoding class I SAM-dependent RNA methyltransferase: protein MNLQESLYIKKLVYGGYGLAQKEGKSVLVDYALPGEIVEVQTLQEKRDYLLAKTKRVILQSSTRREAPCPYFGICGGCQLQHMEYPTQVRSKEDILLETLNRIGKLELKSLEPSLFSEEFGYRVKVQFKVSGEKLGFFERRSHNIVEIKECLVAHPAINDLIPSLKELAKKVDGLKEIHVFYSPNEGEFLIKLLSEKSFPKEKLKKLIDNLLPKRVIGVGVYIENRLYSLGRDFTFVKVGSYKYRMSMDSFIQVNHFLWEDFVNFAVPKERYNHVLELHCGIGFFSFFLAERSNFVLAYDVNRSAIRDAEYNAKINSVGNVSFQHESGFEALKKHAGEPIDLLFLDPPRSGLSEGEAKLVLKNKPKEIVYVSCEPTTLARDLKVLVKGGYKILGVRMVDNFPNTYHIEAIAHLRME from the coding sequence ATGAACCTGCAAGAGAGCCTCTACATAAAGAAGCTCGTTTACGGTGGTTATGGTCTTGCACAGAAGGAAGGGAAAAGTGTCCTTGTGGACTATGCACTTCCTGGTGAGATAGTAGAAGTTCAAACCCTTCAGGAAAAGAGAGATTACCTTCTTGCAAAGACAAAGAGGGTGATACTCCAATCCTCCACAAGAAGAGAAGCACCCTGTCCCTACTTTGGAATCTGTGGAGGTTGTCAACTCCAACATATGGAATATCCGACTCAGGTAAGGTCAAAAGAAGACATACTTCTTGAGACACTAAACAGAATAGGGAAACTGGAGCTAAAGAGTCTTGAGCCTTCTCTATTTTCTGAGGAGTTTGGCTATAGGGTCAAGGTTCAGTTTAAGGTTTCTGGGGAGAAGTTGGGATTTTTTGAAAGGAGAAGCCATAATATAGTAGAGATAAAAGAATGCCTTGTTGCTCATCCTGCCATAAATGACCTTATCCCTTCTCTCAAAGAGCTTGCGAAAAAGGTAGATGGTTTAAAGGAGATACATGTTTTCTACTCTCCTAATGAAGGAGAGTTTTTGATAAAACTCCTCTCAGAAAAGTCTTTTCCAAAGGAAAAACTAAAAAAGCTCATAGATAATCTTCTTCCTAAAAGGGTGATAGGTGTAGGTGTGTATATAGAGAATAGACTCTACAGTCTTGGTAGGGATTTTACCTTTGTAAAGGTAGGTTCATACAAGTATAGGATGAGTATGGACTCTTTTATTCAGGTTAACCACTTTCTTTGGGAAGACTTTGTCAACTTCGCAGTGCCAAAGGAAAGATATAACCATGTGCTTGAATTACACTGCGGTATAGGATTTTTCAGCTTTTTCTTGGCAGAAAGGTCTAACTTTGTCCTCGCTTACGATGTTAACAGGTCAGCTATAAGAGATGCGGAATACAACGCAAAGATAAACTCCGTAGGTAATGTGAGTTTTCAACATGAAAGCGGTTTTGAAGCCTTAAAAAAGCATGCGGGAGAGCCTATAGATTTGCTCTTTCTTGACCCCCCAAGGTCGGGTCTTTCTGAAGGCGAGGCAAAGCTCGTCTTGAAGAATAAACCCAAGGAGATAGTGTATGTTTCTTGCGAACCTACAACCTTGGCAAGAGACCTAAAGGTCTTAGTAAAAGGTGGCTACAAGATTCTTGGCGTCAGGATGGTAGATAACTTTCCAAACACTTACCATATTGAGGCAATAGCCCATCTAAGAATGGAGTGA
- a CDS encoding ribonucleoside-diphosphate reductase subunit alpha, translating into MHVLKRSGKKESLDISKIRIVIDFACAGIDVDPMELELDAQIQFRDGISTKEIQQLLIRTAAEKVSPQTPQWQYVAARLLLYDLYKDVGHLRGYKVKDKINGKYKPYNPDSFYRLVKTYADRGIYGDYLLREYTEEDFNTLARYIDPDRDLLFNYTGIKVLADRYLVRDEDGNIVELPQEMYMLVAMTLAIPEKKEERLKYAKLFYDLMSKHEISLATPTLMNARRTHTQLSSCFVLTVDDDLYDIFDNVQKAGQISKFAGGLGIYLGKIRATGAPIRKFKGASSGVLPVVKILNDVMIYVDQLGMRKGSASITLDIWHKDVLDFLEVKTNVGDERKKAHDIHPAIAIPDLFMKRLKNRQKWTLLDPYYCKKVKDGKNLEDFYGEEFERLYEKLERELPAHAKKEVDAFELWKRLLTVIFETGEPYIFFRDTANKLNPNKHCGMVYSSNLCHEIVQNMSATIHMEDTLTEDGIIVHKKKAGDVVVCNLGSVNLGKVYTQEDMERVVPLLVRMLDNVISMNFYAIKEAEWTNKRYRSIGIGVSNYHYCLVKHGIQWESEEHLEFADALFERLAYYAIKGSMQLAKERGRYELFEGSDWSKGIFFGRSAEENTRISKNGFDWVGLAEEVKSYGMRNAYLIAVMPTGSTSLIVGATPSVDPIFAKYYKEENMSGILPQVPPEIDKYFWHYKSAYNIDQEWVIRAGAVRQKWIDQAQSLNLFIDPENIDGPKLSKLYELAWELGLKTLYYTRSKSMTDIEECESCST; encoded by the coding sequence ATGCATGTCCTTAAAAGGAGCGGAAAGAAGGAGTCTTTGGACATTTCCAAGATACGCATAGTCATAGATTTCGCATGCGCAGGTATAGATGTAGACCCTATGGAGCTTGAGCTGGATGCCCAGATACAGTTCAGAGATGGAATAAGCACAAAGGAAATACAACAGCTCCTTATAAGGACCGCAGCGGAGAAGGTTTCACCTCAGACACCCCAATGGCAGTATGTGGCGGCAAGGCTACTTTTGTATGACCTCTACAAAGATGTAGGGCATCTCAGAGGCTACAAGGTAAAGGACAAGATAAATGGTAAATACAAACCCTATAACCCAGATAGCTTTTACAGGCTCGTTAAGACCTATGCGGATAGGGGTATATACGGGGATTATCTCCTAAGGGAATACACGGAAGAAGACTTTAATACCCTTGCAAGGTATATAGACCCTGATAGAGACCTGCTTTTTAACTACACGGGCATAAAGGTGCTCGCAGACAGGTATTTGGTAAGGGACGAGGATGGAAACATAGTGGAGCTCCCTCAGGAAATGTATATGCTTGTGGCTATGACCTTGGCTATACCGGAGAAGAAGGAGGAAAGGCTAAAGTATGCAAAGCTCTTTTATGACCTTATGAGTAAGCATGAGATATCTTTGGCAACTCCTACCCTTATGAATGCACGCAGGACTCATACACAGCTTAGCTCCTGCTTTGTGTTAACGGTGGATGATGACCTTTATGATATCTTTGATAACGTGCAAAAGGCTGGGCAGATATCCAAGTTTGCAGGCGGTCTTGGTATATACTTGGGCAAAATAAGGGCAACGGGTGCTCCTATTAGAAAGTTCAAAGGTGCAAGCTCTGGAGTGCTTCCTGTGGTGAAGATTCTAAACGATGTGATGATATATGTGGACCAACTTGGTATGAGAAAGGGTTCTGCCTCCATAACCCTTGATATATGGCACAAGGATGTTTTGGATTTCCTTGAGGTAAAGACCAACGTGGGAGATGAGAGGAAAAAGGCTCACGATATACATCCGGCTATAGCCATACCAGACCTCTTTATGAAAAGGCTCAAGAACAGACAAAAGTGGACTTTGCTTGACCCCTATTACTGCAAGAAGGTGAAGGACGGGAAAAACCTTGAAGATTTCTATGGAGAAGAGTTTGAAAGGCTTTATGAAAAATTGGAAAGGGAACTGCCAGCACATGCAAAGAAGGAAGTGGACGCCTTTGAACTTTGGAAAAGGCTTTTGACGGTGATTTTTGAAACTGGTGAGCCATACATATTCTTTAGGGATACCGCAAACAAACTAAACCCCAACAAGCATTGTGGTATGGTATACAGCTCTAACCTGTGCCATGAGATAGTGCAAAACATGTCTGCAACCATCCACATGGAGGATACGCTTACAGAGGATGGAATTATAGTTCACAAGAAGAAGGCTGGAGATGTGGTAGTTTGTAATCTTGGGTCTGTTAATCTTGGCAAGGTCTACACACAGGAGGACATGGAAAGGGTTGTGCCACTGCTCGTGAGGATGTTGGATAATGTGATAAGTATGAACTTCTACGCCATAAAAGAGGCAGAATGGACAAACAAAAGATACAGGTCAATAGGCATAGGAGTGAGCAACTACCACTACTGTCTTGTAAAGCATGGCATACAATGGGAGTCAGAGGAGCACCTTGAGTTTGCAGATGCCCTATTTGAAAGGTTGGCTTACTATGCTATAAAGGGTTCAATGCAGTTGGCAAAGGAAAGGGGAAGGTATGAGCTTTTTGAAGGTTCAGACTGGAGCAAGGGTATATTCTTTGGTAGGAGCGCAGAGGAAAATACAAGGATTTCTAAGAACGGCTTTGACTGGGTAGGTCTTGCAGAGGAGGTGAAAAGCTACGGCATGAGAAATGCCTACCTTATTGCGGTGATGCCCACGGGTTCTACCTCCCTCATCGTGGGTGCAACACCTTCGGTAGACCCCATATTCGCCAAGTATTACAAGGAAGAGAACATGTCTGGAATACTCCCTCAAGTGCCACCAGAAATAGATAAGTACTTCTGGCACTACAAAAGTGCCTACAACATAGACCAGGAGTGGGTCATAAGAGCTGGTGCGGTAAGGCAGAAGTGGATAGACCAAGCACAATCTCTTAACCTCTTCATAGACCCAGAGAACATAGATGGTCCTAAGCTCTCTAAACTTTACGAGCTTGCATGGGAGCTGGGTTTGAAAACCCTTTATTACACAAGGAGCAAGTCTATGACCGATATAGAAGAGTGCGAAAGTTGTTCCACCTAA